From the Candidatus Dormiibacterota bacterium genome, one window contains:
- a CDS encoding polyprenyl synthetase family protein — protein MKTKSFASRTDRLQAMNQALDRELSRLSQRAGSSQSSLLTEMVQYHLGLRKSGDRPGKRLRANIALLTCEAFGRRYADALWAAVAVELVHNFSLVFDDVQDRDELRRGRPSVWKVWGLGQAINAGAALEALVTRAVVDLLPARYADRTRPALSLLSEAMLALCRGQVIDLQFEQRVDVSVDEYLEMIGLKTAALFECSARLGGLAAGVGDESLDKAGKFGYHLGVAFQVIDDMLGVWGSSSQTGKAVGSDLKNGKKTLPTLVALKGGAAGNRRVLRALLTRARFTAAEMETARAIITQASAQGICRRQAAEHLAEARLQLFGMTDRPNWAVRALAEMVTTLESGLV, from the coding sequence GTGAAGACCAAGAGCTTCGCCAGCCGCACCGATCGCCTGCAGGCGATGAACCAGGCGCTCGACCGCGAACTTTCGCGCCTCTCGCAGCGGGCCGGCTCGAGTCAGAGCTCGCTCCTGACCGAGATGGTGCAGTACCACCTCGGCTTGCGCAAATCCGGCGACCGCCCTGGCAAGCGGCTGCGGGCAAACATCGCGTTGCTCACCTGCGAGGCGTTCGGGCGACGCTACGCGGACGCGCTGTGGGCGGCCGTCGCCGTCGAACTTGTGCACAACTTCTCGTTAGTCTTCGACGACGTCCAGGACCGCGATGAGCTTCGTCGCGGCCGGCCATCGGTCTGGAAGGTCTGGGGGCTGGGCCAGGCGATCAACGCGGGCGCGGCGCTGGAGGCGCTCGTCACCCGGGCCGTTGTCGACCTGCTGCCCGCACGCTATGCCGACCGCACGCGACCGGCGCTCTCGCTGCTTTCCGAGGCGATGCTCGCCCTCTGTCGCGGCCAGGTGATCGACCTGCAGTTCGAACAGCGCGTCGACGTCTCAGTCGACGAGTACCTGGAGATGATCGGCCTCAAGACGGCGGCGCTTTTCGAGTGCTCGGCCCGGCTGGGCGGACTGGCGGCGGGCGTGGGCGACGAGTCGCTCGACAAAGCCGGCAAGTTCGGCTACCACCTTGGCGTCGCATTCCAGGTGATCGACGACATGCTCGGTGTCTGGGGCTCGAGCTCGCAAACCGGCAAGGCGGTCGGCAGCGACTTGAAGAACGGGAAGAAGACGCTACCGACGCTGGTCGCACTCAAAGGCGGGGCGGCCGGCAACCGGCGCGTGCTGCGGGCGCTGCTCACCCGAGCCCGGTTCACCGCCGCCGAGATGGAGACGGCGCGCGCCATCATCACCCAGGCCAGCGCCCAGGGCATTTGCCGCCGGCAGGCGGCCGAGCACCTCGCCGAAGCCCGATTGCAGCTTTTCGGCATGACCGACCGTCCCAACTGGGCCGTCCGTGCCCTGGCCGAGATGGTCACCACCCTGGAGTCGGGACTGGTTTAG
- the fni gene encoding type 2 isopentenyl-diphosphate Delta-isomerase, which translates to MALDANGHPVSRIAQRKLEHLRLSLEASVQSTRGAGFERFAFTHQALPDLDLDAIDTTTSFLGKPLKLPFLISSMTGGAQAAGDINRRLALVAQTVGIAFGVGSQRAGLTHKDLRPTYQVRSVAPDVLLFANLGAVQLNYGMRKEQCLEAIEMIGADALVLHLNPLQEALQPEGDHNFKGLIEKIAMLCQELPVPVIVKEVGCGISEQTATLLAKAGVAAIDVAGLGGTSFARVEAFRRERPEEVELALAFSEWGIPTAEALVATHRAAPRLPLIASGGLHHGLDAAKAIGLGADLTGFAHAVLAAASEGEESVRRLLDGFAWQLRVAMFCAGAPTIAALKANPPTEAR; encoded by the coding sequence ATGGCGCTGGACGCGAACGGCCATCCGGTCTCTCGCATCGCGCAGCGCAAGCTCGAACATCTGCGGTTATCACTCGAGGCCTCCGTCCAGTCGACGCGCGGCGCCGGCTTCGAGCGCTTCGCCTTCACCCACCAGGCGCTCCCGGACCTTGACCTGGACGCGATCGACACCACCACGAGCTTTCTGGGCAAACCGCTCAAGCTCCCCTTCCTGATCTCCAGCATGACCGGTGGCGCGCAGGCCGCCGGCGACATCAACCGCCGGCTGGCGCTGGTCGCGCAGACCGTCGGGATTGCCTTCGGCGTCGGCTCCCAGCGTGCCGGGCTGACCCACAAGGACCTCCGCCCCACCTACCAGGTCCGTAGCGTCGCCCCCGACGTCCTGCTCTTCGCCAACCTCGGCGCCGTCCAGCTGAACTACGGCATGCGCAAGGAACAGTGCCTGGAAGCGATCGAGATGATCGGGGCCGATGCCCTGGTGCTGCATCTCAACCCGCTGCAGGAGGCGCTGCAGCCGGAAGGCGACCACAACTTCAAGGGATTGATCGAGAAGATCGCCATGTTATGCCAGGAGCTGCCCGTTCCGGTGATCGTGAAAGAAGTCGGCTGTGGCATCTCGGAGCAAACCGCGACGCTGCTGGCGAAAGCCGGCGTCGCCGCCATCGACGTGGCCGGCCTGGGCGGCACCAGCTTCGCCCGGGTGGAGGCCTTTCGGCGCGAGCGACCCGAGGAAGTCGAGCTCGCCCTCGCCTTCTCCGAGTGGGGCATCCCGACGGCCGAGGCGCTGGTCGCGACGCACCGCGCGGCACCGCGGTTGCCGCTGATCGCCAGCGGCGGACTGCATCACGGTCTCGATGCCGCCAAGGCGATCGGACTGGGGGCGGACCTGACCGGTTTCGCCCACGCCGTCCTCGCTGCGGCTTCGGAGGGCGAAGAGTCGGTACGGCGACTGCTGGACGGCTTCGCCTGGCAGCTACGCGTCGCCATGTTCTGCGCCGGGGCACCCACCATCGCCGCCCTCAAGGCCAACCCACCCACGGAAGCTCGATGA